In Onychostoma macrolepis isolate SWU-2019 chromosome 14, ASM1243209v1, whole genome shotgun sequence, a single window of DNA contains:
- the LOC131553442 gene encoding phospholipase A and acyltransferase 3-like — protein sequence MAPTKHDQKPEPGDLIEIFRGSYQHWAMYVGEGYVIHLAPPSEHAQAGAYSMMSVLCDKATVKKEELYEVVGNDKYCINNLLDEKYEPRPVSEILWEAHSLLGQELPYCVFRGNCEHFVTELRYGTPQSRQVRKAVEIGVGVGLFAAVTFGVLAAATAIFGPKDKQKQDQNQ from the exons CATGATCAAAAGCCGGAGCCTGGAGACCTTATTGAAATCTTCCGAGGCTCATATCAGCACTGGGCTATGTATGTTGGTGAAGGTTATGTGATTCACCTGGCCCCTCCCT CTGAACATGCTCAAGCTGGGGCCTACAGTATGATGTCTGTATTATGTGATAAAGCCACAGTGAAGAAAGAAGAACTTTATGAAGTAGTTGGCAATGATAAATACTGTATCAACAATCTTCTAGATGAGAAATATGAGCCACGCCCTGTTAGCGAGATTCTATGGGAAGCACACAGTCTTTTGGGACAAGAACTTCCATATTGTGTCTTTAGAGGGAACTGTGAGCACTTTGTTACAGAGCTGAGATACGGAACACCACAGTCCCGCCAG GTGCGGAAAGCGGTGGAGATCGGTGTTGGAGTTGGTCTTTTTGCAGCAGTAACCTTTGGAGTTCTTGCTGCTGCCACAGCTATATTTGGCCCGAAAGACAAACAGAAACAGGACCAGAACCAGTAA
- the scyl1 gene encoding N-terminal kinase-like protein, protein MWSFFARDPIKDFNYEILPENQEKSGIWTLSRGKRKTTGEPVSVFMFEVSQGTEEQTQLAKAAFKRTKTLRHPNILSYVDGLETEKSLYIVTEPVTTLAAHLKLQAEKGGASDLEVSWGLHQIVKALSFLVNDCHLNHNNLGMWAVFVDRAGEWKLGGLDHVTSDQGDSTSLPPPKVINPDLERYDPPESPGSGGDKWTGDVWRLGCLIWEVFNGTLSRASSLRSLGKIPKLLVPHYCELVGANPKIRPNPARFLLNCRSPGGFMNNSFVESCLFLEEIQIKEPAEKQQFFQDLSENLDSFPEDFCKHKVLPQLLTAFEFGNAGAVVLTPLFKVGKYLSAEEYQQKIIPVIVKMFSSTDRAMRIRLLQQMEQFIQYLNEAAVNSQIFPHVVHGFTDTNPAIREQTVKSMLLLAPKLNETNLNQELMRHFARLQARDDQGPIRCNTTVCLGKIAPYLNAGMRQRVLISAFSRASKDPFPASRAAGVLGFAATHQYYSVAESANRILPTLCTLTVDPDKNVRDQAFKAIKSFLSKLETVSEDPSKLAEIEKDVSASAQTGGSAATWAGWAVTGVSSLTSKLIRNAPAGSEAPPAENSPAPQPAAGPVPTNTSSKEPEMRSQTSGARGIKSEKSNEETVEPDGDRWPDEDWGSLEDPEKVQTDPDDWHSDWSAMSSTQKKSSLGRKSSEAVKKQSSDWSSGWDADDSWSNEKDADGQGQSSPADEGWGNDWDEDGSLAESFNLTPQSKASTGAPKSGRLSSAQEGVRLASDYNWDGAEGKSTTSDLLSSVSQRSTTKSDGWDADSAGDWGTEENWESLDGDQGLSKAELAKKKREERRKELEAKRAERKAAKGPLKLGARKLD, encoded by the exons ATGTGGTCCTTTTTCGCACGGGATCCTATCAAAGACTTCAACTATGAGATTTTACCCGAAAACCAAGAAAAGTCAGGAATATGGACCCTTAGTCGGGGCAAGCGCAAG ACGACTGGTGAGCCAGTGTCAGTCTTCATGTTTGAGGTTTCCCAGGGAACAGAGGAGCAGACACAGCTGGCTAAAGCAGCTTTCAAACGCACAAAAACTCTCAGACATCCCAACATCTTGTCTTATGTAGATGGGTTGGAG ACAGAGAAAAGCTTGTACATCGTCACAGAGCCAGTGACGACTCTGGCTGCTCACCTGAAGCTCCAGGCGGAGAAGGGTGGTGCGAGTGATTTAGAGGTGTCATGGGGTCTTCATCAAATTGTC AAAGCACTAAGCTTCTTGGTGAACGATTGCCATCTCAACCATAATAACTTGGGCATGTGGGCCGTCTTTGTGGACCGTGCTGGTGAATGGAAACTTGGAGGGTTGGATCATGTGACTTCAGACCAGGGAGACTCTACTTCCTTACCGCCACCTAAAGTGATCAACCCTGACTTGGAGAGATATGACCCTCCGGAGAGCCCTGGCAGTGGTGGAGATAAATG GACAGGGGACGTGTGGCGTCTGGGTTGTCTCATTTGGGAAGTATTTAATGGAACTTTATCACGTGCCTCCTCGTTACGATCTCTCGGCAAG ATTCCAAAGCTGTTAGTGCCGCATTACTGTGAGTTAGTGGGAGCAAACCCAAAGATTCGTCCCAACCCTGCACGTTTCTTACTGAACTGCAGATCTCCTGGAGGCTTTATGAACAACAGCTTTGTAGAGAGCTGTCTGTTTCTGGAAGAGATACAG ATTAAAGAACCTGCAGAGAAGCAGCAATTTTTCCAGGACCTAAGTGAGAATCTCGACTCGTTTCCTGAAGATTTCTGTAAACATAAAGTGCTGCCTCAGCTCCTTACAGCCTTCGAGTTCGGCAATGCTGGTGCTGTCGTCCTCACACCATTATTTAAG GTAGGGAAGTATTTGTCAGCTGAGGAGTACCAGCAGAAAATCATCCCAGTCATAGTGAAGATGTTCTCCTCTACCGACCGTGCCATGAGGATACGACTGCTACAGCAG ATGGAGCAGTTTATACAGTATTTGAATGAAGCAGCAGTTAACTCGCAGATATTTCCACACGTGGTTCATGGCTTCACAGACACAAACCCTGCCATCCGAGAACAGACTGTAAAG TCCATGCTACTGTTGGCCCCTAAATTAAATGAAACCAATTTAAATCAAGAGTTGATGCGTCACTTTGCACGACTCCAGGCTCGGGACGATCAGGGCCCCATCCGCTGCAACACCACCGTTTGCCTGGGCAAAATTGCCCCCTACCTCAATGCTGGG ATGCGCCAGCGTGTATTAATCTCTGCATTCTCACGGGCATCTAAAGACCCGTTTCCTGCCTCGCGTGCAGCAGGTGTGCTGGGGTTTGCTGCCACACATCAGTACTATAGTGTGGCAGAAAGCGCCAATCGTATTCTGCCCACACTGTGCACACTGACTGTGGACCCAGACAAAAACGTCAGAGATCAG GCGTTCAAAGCCATAAAAAGTTTCCTCAGTAAGCTGGAGACAGTTTCTGAAGACCCCTCTAAACTAGCTGAAATAG AAAAGGATGTGTCTGCATCAGCGCAGACAGGAGGCTCAGCTGCTACATGGGCAGGATGGGCGGTAACAGGTGTCTCATCTCTCACCTCCAAACTCATCCGAAATGCTCCGGCTGGTTCGGAGGCACCACCTGCTGAAAACAGCCCCGCTCCTCAACCTGCTGCTGGACCAGTACCCACAAATACTTCAAGCAAAG AGCCAGAAATGAGATCACAGACGTCAGGTGCACGTGGGATCAAATCAGAGAAATCAAATGAGGAGACAGTGGAGCCAGATGGGGATCGGTGGCCAGATGAAGATTGGGGAAGCCTTGAG GACCCTGAAAAAGTCCAAACAGATCCAGATGATTGGCATTCTGATTGGTCTGCAATGTCATCAACACAGAAGAAAAGCAGT TTGGGCCGGAAGTCCTCAGAGGCAGTAAAGAAGCAGAGTTCTGATTGGAGCTCTGGCTGGGATGCAGACGACAGCTGGTCTAATGAGAAAGACGCAGATGGTCAGGGTCAAAGTTCACCTGCTGATGAGGGCTGGGGTAATGACTGGGATGAGGATGGAAGTCTGGCTGAGAGTTTCAACCTAACACCTCAAAGTAAAGCCTCAACTGGAGCTCCAAAAAGTGGCAGATTAAGCTCTGCGCAGGAAGGGGTACGATTGGCCAGCGATTATAACTGGGATGGAGCAGAAGGAAAATCAACAACGTCCGATCTGCTGTCCAGTGTGTCACAGCGAAGTACTACG AAGTCTGATGGCTGGGATGCGGACAGTGCAGGAGACTGGGGAACAGAAGAAAACTGGGAGTCACTGGATGGAGATCAGG GTTTAAGTAAAGCAGAATTAGCAAAGAAGAAGCGAGAAGAGCGGCGGAAGGAGCTGGAGGCCAAACGGGCAGAGCGCAAGGCAGCAAAGGGTCCTCTGAAACTGGGCGCTCGCAAACTGGACTGA